One window from the genome of Penaeus monodon isolate SGIC_2016 chromosome 4, NSTDA_Pmon_1, whole genome shotgun sequence encodes:
- the LOC119569891 gene encoding uncharacterized protein LOC119569891, whose product MRRIGLGLLAFILGASLVAADIDMEVKIVEKLQHFSEYRFPANNHEDSWIEARNYVEKEFDFYGLRVQKQTFNSTVWTLEGDQTVEGVNIIGVAQATSNKPGAIVVVGANYDTNTRENPGPLFNNGAGIAALLETARLFTHNIKWSGSFKQNYTTIFVAFDLNTKEHDNEPGKSGGWYFVNEWLWDYLESSDANFGGAFVVDSIMNVNQEPNSQDTSEDFRRMFPETYNSMAKNSNKGNFIGVVTQPDEKSQKLKDQFVGNYRKDRRKRPFRLEDMTLPTVLHKNNIISELTTQETVEFWAFQVNGTATPLPAVLISDTEKLRSMPESPCGTRVCPPKAWLTEEREEFLVATVEGLTNTLLRRQATRLPNPPANSSEATSLPSLFTTVVILLIGRFYQ is encoded by the exons ATGAGAAGAATAGGACTAGGACTGTTGGCGTTCATCTTGG gCGCAAGTTTGGTGGCCGCAGATATTGATATGGAGGTGAAAATCGTCGAGAAACTGCAGCACTTCTCCGAGTATCGCTTCCCGGCTAACAACCATGAAGATAGCTGGATTGAAGCTCGAAATTACGTCGAAAAAGAGTTTGATTTCTATGGGCTCAGAGTACAGAAGCAGACCTTCAATTCAACAGTCTGGACATTAGAGGGCGACCAGACT GTTGAGGGCGTCAACATCATCGGAGTGGCTCAGGCCACCAGCAACAAGCCCGGCGCCATAGTGGTCGTGGGAGCCAACTACGACACGAACACGCGCGAGAACCCAGGGCCCCTTTTCAACAACGGCGCCGGAATTGCAGCCCTCCTTGAGACGGCGAGACTCTTCACGCACAACATCAAATGGTCAGGCTCCTTCAAGCAAAACTATACCACCATCTTCGTCGCCTTCGATCTCAACACGAAGGAACATGAT AACGAACCTGGAAAGTCCGGAGGCTGGTACTTCGTTAACGAATGGCTGTGGGACTACCTGGAAAGCTCTGACGCCAACTTTGGAGGAGCCTTTGTCGTCGACTCCATCATGAATGTCAACCAGGAGCCTAATTCTCAGGACACCTCCGAGGACTTCCGCAGG ATGTTCCCGGAGACCTACAACAGCATGGCTAAGAACAGCAACAAAGGTAACTTCATCGGCGTCGTCACACAGCCCGACGAGAAATCCCAGAAACTGAAGGATCAGTTTGTGGGTAACTATCGGAAG GATCGCAGGAAGAGGCCCTTCCGTCTGGAGGACATGACGTTGCCCACAGTACTTCACAAGAACAATATCATCTCCGAACTGACCACCCAGGAAACCGTTGAATTCTGGGCCTTCCAAGTCAACGGGACAGCCACGCCCCTTCCAGCTGTTCTTATCAGTGACACTG AGAAACTTCGAAGCATGCCTGAGAGTCCTTGCGGCACCCGAGTTTGCCCTCCCAAGGCCTGGTTGACGGAAGAACGAGAGGAGTTCCTGGTCGCCACCGTGGAAGGGCTCACTAACACCCTTCTACGCCGCCAGGCCACGCGCCTTCCGA ACCCACCAGCCAACAGTAGCGAGGCTACATCACTTCCATCGCTTTTCACTACCGTCGTCATTCTGCTGATAGGGCGATTCTACCAATAA